From one Bradyrhizobium sp. Ash2021 genomic stretch:
- a CDS encoding MFS transporter: MAVTADDLRPAAGTWRTPLVIIICGCAIALLSFGPRSSFGFFIQPMGRELTWGRDVFGLALALQNLLWGLGQPIAGAIADRFGSLRVILVGALLYAGGLLTMRYAATPLSLDLGAGVLIGFGLSGCSFNLVLSAFSKLLPPHHRGIALGAGTAAGSFGQFLFAPFGVAMIDNFGWQAALTVFAALMLLIVPLSLALATPAQTSANVPAADQQTFKTALAEAFGHRSYVLLVLGFFTCGFQLAFITVHLPAYLSDRGVSAQTGGWVIAAIGLFNIVGSLSVGWLQNVFPKRYILSAIYLTRALSIIAFISFPITTFSSIAFGAISGLTWLSTVPPTSALVALMFGTRWFSTLYGFAFVSHQVGGFLGVWLGGIVFEKFGSYTPIWWLSVLFGVLSALINLPIVEQPVPRLVAQPA; encoded by the coding sequence ATGGCTGTAACCGCAGACGACCTTCGCCCAGCCGCCGGCACCTGGCGTACGCCGCTGGTCATCATCATCTGCGGCTGCGCGATTGCGCTGCTGAGCTTCGGGCCGCGGTCGAGCTTCGGTTTCTTCATTCAGCCGATGGGCCGGGAGCTTACCTGGGGCCGCGACGTGTTCGGTCTGGCGCTGGCCCTGCAAAACCTGTTGTGGGGATTGGGCCAGCCGATCGCAGGCGCGATCGCCGACCGTTTCGGATCCTTGCGCGTCATACTCGTCGGTGCGCTGCTCTATGCCGGCGGTCTGCTGACGATGCGTTATGCGGCGACCCCGCTGTCGCTCGATTTGGGCGCCGGCGTCCTGATCGGCTTCGGGCTGTCGGGCTGTTCGTTCAACCTCGTGCTATCCGCGTTCAGCAAGCTGTTGCCGCCGCACCATCGCGGTATCGCGCTCGGCGCCGGAACCGCGGCGGGCTCGTTCGGACAATTCCTGTTCGCGCCGTTCGGCGTGGCGATGATCGACAATTTCGGCTGGCAGGCGGCGCTGACGGTGTTTGCGGCCCTGATGCTGCTAATCGTGCCGCTGTCGCTCGCACTTGCTACACCCGCCCAGACGTCGGCCAATGTGCCTGCCGCCGACCAGCAGACGTTCAAGACCGCACTTGCGGAAGCGTTCGGCCACCGCTCCTATGTGTTGCTGGTGCTCGGCTTCTTCACCTGCGGCTTTCAGCTCGCCTTCATTACGGTGCATCTGCCGGCCTATCTGTCCGATCGCGGCGTGTCCGCGCAAACCGGCGGCTGGGTGATCGCGGCGATCGGCCTGTTCAACATTGTCGGTTCGCTCAGCGTCGGCTGGCTGCAGAACGTCTTTCCGAAGCGCTACATCCTGTCGGCGATTTATTTAACCCGTGCGCTGTCGATCATCGCCTTCATCTCGTTTCCGATTACGACCTTCTCCTCGATCGCGTTCGGCGCGATCTCGGGCCTGACCTGGCTATCGACGGTGCCGCCGACCTCGGCGCTGGTGGCGCTGATGTTCGGCACCCGCTGGTTCTCGACACTGTATGGTTTCGCCTTCGTCAGCCATCAGGTCGGCGGTTTCCTGGGCGTGTGGCTCGGCGGAATCGTGTTCGAGAAATTCGGCTCCTACACGCCGATCTGGTGGCTGTCGGTGCTGTTCGGCGTGCTGTCGGCGCTGATCAACCTGCCGATCGTCGAGCAGCCGGTGCCGCGCCTGGTTGCGCAACCCGCCTGA
- a CDS encoding MDR family oxidoreductase, which produces MATFKAIRIDKAEKGTTAALTQFDEAELMDGDVTVRVEWSTLNYKDGLAVTGKAPVVRRFPMIAGIDFAGTVEQSTHPQWKAGDKVVCNGWGMGETHLGAYAEKARVKGDWLVRLPENISTRDAMAIGTAGYTAMLSVLALEKHGLTPNSGPVVVTGAAGGVGSVATAVLSKLGYHVIASTGRPSETDYLKGLGAAEVIDRNELSAPAKALAKERWAGGIDSVGSNTLANLLSMTKYGGAIAACGLASGMDLPSSVAPFILRGVCLLGIDSVMCPLPQRKLAWSRLAVDLDRTKLADITHEIGLEQVIAAGAQILAGQVRGRIVVKIL; this is translated from the coding sequence GTGGCAACGTTCAAGGCGATCCGGATCGACAAGGCGGAAAAGGGTACCACCGCCGCACTCACGCAGTTCGACGAAGCCGAATTGATGGACGGCGACGTCACGGTGCGGGTTGAGTGGTCGACGCTGAACTACAAGGATGGCCTCGCCGTCACCGGCAAGGCCCCGGTGGTGCGGCGCTTCCCGATGATCGCCGGCATCGACTTCGCGGGCACCGTCGAACAATCCACCCATCCGCAGTGGAAGGCCGGCGACAAGGTCGTCTGTAACGGCTGGGGCATGGGCGAGACCCATCTCGGCGCCTACGCCGAGAAGGCGCGCGTCAAAGGCGACTGGCTGGTGCGGCTGCCCGAGAACATCTCGACCCGCGATGCGATGGCGATCGGCACCGCCGGCTATACCGCGATGCTGTCGGTGCTGGCGCTGGAGAAGCACGGCCTGACACCGAACAGCGGTCCGGTCGTGGTGACCGGTGCTGCAGGCGGCGTCGGCTCGGTCGCGACCGCGGTGCTGTCAAAACTCGGCTATCACGTCATCGCTTCCACCGGGCGGCCGTCGGAAACGGACTACCTGAAAGGCCTCGGCGCGGCCGAGGTGATCGATCGCAATGAGCTGTCTGCTCCGGCAAAGGCGCTGGCGAAGGAGCGCTGGGCGGGTGGCATCGACAGCGTCGGCTCGAACACGCTCGCCAACCTGTTGTCGATGACGAAATATGGCGGCGCCATCGCCGCCTGCGGCCTGGCCTCCGGTATGGACCTGCCGTCCTCGGTGGCGCCGTTTATTTTGCGCGGGGTGTGCCTTCTCGGCATCGATTCCGTGATGTGCCCGCTTCCGCAGCGCAAGCTCGCCTGGAGTCGCTTGGCCGTCGATTTGGATCGGACAAAACTAGCTGATATTACTCATGAAATCGGTTTGGAGCAGGTCATTGCCGCCGGTGCCCAAATTCTCGCCGGCCAGGTCCGCGGTCGAATCGTGGTAAAAATTCTCTGA
- a CDS encoding zinc-dependent alcohol dehydrogenase family protein, translating into MKAIQIEAFGNPAEVMKLVDVPDVGTPGEGEVVIALEASPINMSDLLMISGRYGYRPKLPSIVGTEGVGRVVAVGGGVTHLKEGDRTLVPYPSPAWAERIKADGSRLRPLAGGDIHQLAMLGINPATAYLLLTEYVALPSGAWVIHNSANSGVGRALIAIAKSLGLKTVNVVRREDVVAEIKAIGGDVVLVDGPDLAKRVAAETGGAPITLAVDGVADTATMNLLGCLATKGVLVFYSAISGKPFVGPALPLIFHDVSMRGFWLANWFNTATSDKISAMYDRLTPLVASGAISSPVAGTFSFGQIAEAVAVASKNRGKALFTPG; encoded by the coding sequence ATGAAAGCGATCCAGATCGAGGCGTTCGGCAATCCGGCCGAGGTGATGAAATTGGTCGACGTTCCCGATGTCGGAACGCCCGGTGAAGGTGAGGTGGTGATCGCGCTGGAAGCCTCGCCCATTAACATGAGCGATCTCCTGATGATTTCCGGTCGGTACGGGTACCGGCCGAAGCTGCCCAGCATCGTTGGAACGGAAGGCGTCGGCCGTGTCGTCGCGGTCGGCGGCGGCGTCACGCATCTGAAAGAAGGCGACCGGACGCTAGTACCCTATCCGTCCCCCGCATGGGCGGAACGGATCAAGGCGGACGGGAGCCGGCTGCGGCCGCTTGCCGGCGGCGACATCCATCAACTTGCGATGCTCGGCATCAATCCCGCGACGGCCTATCTGCTGCTGACCGAATACGTCGCGCTGCCATCAGGTGCCTGGGTCATCCACAACAGCGCCAACTCAGGCGTTGGCCGGGCGCTGATCGCGATCGCGAAATCGCTTGGCCTGAAGACCGTCAATGTGGTCCGGCGCGAGGATGTTGTCGCCGAGATCAAGGCGATCGGCGGCGACGTCGTGCTGGTCGATGGACCGGATCTCGCCAAGCGGGTTGCGGCCGAAACCGGCGGCGCACCCATTACGCTCGCCGTCGATGGGGTTGCCGATACCGCGACGATGAACCTGCTGGGTTGTCTGGCGACGAAGGGTGTTCTGGTGTTCTACAGTGCGATCAGCGGCAAGCCGTTCGTCGGCCCCGCGCTACCCCTGATATTCCACGACGTATCGATGCGCGGATTCTGGCTGGCCAATTGGTTCAACACCGCGACATCCGACAAGATCAGCGCGATGTACGATCGCTTGACGCCGCTCGTCGCGTCGGGCGCGATCAGTTCGCCGGTTGCCGGCACCTTCAGCTTCGGGCAAATCGCCGAAGCCGTGGCGGTGGCCTCAAAAAATCGCGGCAAGGCGCTTTTCACGCCCGGTTGA
- a CDS encoding TetR/AcrR family transcriptional regulator: MARPRSFDPDEALDLARDVFWQQGFQGTSLDDITAATGLAKPSLYAAFGDKNVLFLKILERYHARIVAQAERIINDGPSARDAVHRWLTGFVPFCSGVKGKRGCLSINASADGAAEQKEVGKRIESFNRKLEELLRDRLRADRAQFADGFDPDVTAHTIVAIYTGLMVLAKDAPDAARVRATLDQALKLLA; this comes from the coding sequence ATGGCAAGACCGCGCAGTTTCGATCCCGACGAGGCGCTGGACCTCGCGCGCGACGTGTTCTGGCAACAGGGATTCCAGGGCACGTCGCTCGACGACATCACCGCCGCGACCGGGCTCGCCAAGCCGAGCCTGTATGCCGCATTCGGCGACAAGAATGTCTTGTTCCTCAAAATTCTCGAGCGCTATCACGCCCGCATCGTCGCCCAGGCCGAACGCATCATCAACGATGGCCCGTCGGCGCGCGACGCGGTGCATCGCTGGCTGACCGGCTTTGTCCCGTTCTGTTCGGGCGTCAAAGGCAAGCGCGGATGCCTTTCGATCAATGCATCGGCCGACGGCGCGGCCGAGCAAAAGGAAGTCGGCAAGCGGATCGAAAGCTTCAACCGGAAGCTGGAGGAACTGCTGCGAGACCGGCTGCGCGCCGATCGCGCGCAATTCGCCGACGGCTTCGATCCGGACGTCACCGCGCATACGATCGTGGCGATCTATACCGGGCTGATGGTGCTGGCCAAAGATGCGCCGGATGCGGCGCGCGTCCGTGCCACGCTTGATCAGGCCTTGAAACTGCTTGCTTGA
- a CDS encoding DUF2339 domain-containing protein yields MFEFFSLVIALAAFIFARKAMNQVTALRARLEAIEAAPATAPRASPPPLPTPAFEQTPQPTAPSIAPEPPPLAPDVESIAPAAAAPADAIDTAPSAPATPPPPPQPDRGFEETLGTRWVVWIGGLTLALGGFFMVRYSIDAGLLGPGVRTILGGLFALALLAAGEWTRRKEDISAIEALPIANIPAILTAAGTAVAFATVSAAYALYDFLAPATAFILLGMVALGTLAAALLHGPALAGLGIAAAFVTPILVSSGKPDFWALYVYLAIVTAAAFGLARIRLWRWLALTTIAFALLWTFPCLQCGPSMVAPHAFHVLAGFILAALLVVCGFMFGPPADEGQIEPISSGALAAYLFGATLIVLNSFHADAAMIVFALLVAGTLLVAWCTDAAAGAVGAAAALVFIVFAEWAIRGNPDMLVLPGGPLPGIGPNATDGSVSLHLVSAAIFAAGFGLAGFLAQGRSASPVIPVIWSAASVFTPLALLIALFARIAHLDRSIPFAIVAVILAAAFAAATEILTKRDDRPGMQASIALFATGALAALALALTFALEKGWLTIALALMSLGTAWISMQRPIPFLRSLAAILAGIVVLRIGYEPRIVGNDVGTTPIFNWLLWGYGIPALSFWTGSILLRRGGDDAPLRTVESAAILFTVLLAFAEIRHAVTGGDMYRVSTSLTEFALQVCVALAMAIGLERLRIRTQSIVHNAGAVLLTIYAGLATVFGLMLLETPILWPTDVGGAFINLLLLAYALPAVLALLLSYAVAGRRPAGYANTIAAGALVLALTYVTFEIRRLYHGPVLTSGPTTGAEQYTYSIAWLAFGVVLLGIGILFNSQRARLASAAVIALTILKAFVIDMSTLTGAYRALSFMCLGLVLVAIGWLYQRILFRRQAAPPVAAPDAG; encoded by the coding sequence ATGTTCGAATTCTTCTCGCTCGTGATCGCGCTGGCCGCGTTCATTTTCGCCCGCAAGGCCATGAACCAGGTGACGGCGCTGCGCGCCCGGCTGGAAGCGATCGAGGCTGCGCCGGCGACCGCGCCAAGGGCCTCTCCGCCGCCGCTGCCGACTCCAGCGTTTGAGCAGACCCCGCAGCCCACAGCGCCCAGCATCGCGCCAGAGCCGCCGCCGCTGGCTCCGGACGTAGAATCCATCGCCCCCGCTGCGGCGGCACCGGCCGACGCGATCGACACCGCCCCCAGCGCGCCGGCAACGCCGCCCCCGCCGCCGCAACCCGACCGCGGCTTCGAGGAAACCCTCGGCACCCGCTGGGTGGTGTGGATCGGCGGCTTGACGCTGGCGCTCGGCGGATTCTTCATGGTCCGTTATTCGATCGACGCCGGCCTGCTCGGCCCTGGCGTGCGCACCATTCTCGGCGGCCTGTTTGCGCTGGCGCTGCTCGCCGCCGGCGAATGGACCCGCCGCAAGGAGGACATCTCGGCGATCGAAGCGCTGCCGATCGCCAATATCCCGGCCATCCTCACCGCCGCGGGAACGGCGGTGGCCTTTGCCACCGTCTCCGCGGCCTACGCGCTGTACGATTTCCTGGCGCCCGCAACCGCCTTCATCCTGCTCGGGATGGTGGCGCTGGGCACGCTCGCCGCAGCACTGCTGCACGGGCCGGCGCTCGCCGGCCTCGGCATCGCCGCCGCCTTCGTGACGCCCATCCTGGTCTCCTCCGGCAAGCCGGACTTCTGGGCGCTCTACGTCTATCTCGCCATCGTCACCGCGGCGGCCTTCGGCCTGGCCCGGATCCGGCTGTGGCGCTGGCTTGCGCTCACCACCATCGCGTTTGCGCTGCTGTGGACCTTCCCCTGCCTGCAATGCGGTCCGTCGATGGTCGCGCCGCATGCCTTCCATGTCCTGGCAGGCTTCATCCTCGCCGCCCTGCTGGTGGTCTGCGGGTTCATGTTCGGTCCGCCGGCGGACGAAGGCCAGATCGAGCCGATCTCGTCCGGCGCGCTCGCAGCCTATCTGTTCGGCGCGACGCTGATCGTGCTCAACAGTTTCCACGCCGACGCCGCCATGATCGTGTTTGCGCTGCTGGTGGCCGGCACCCTGCTGGTGGCCTGGTGTACCGATGCCGCCGCCGGCGCGGTCGGCGCCGCGGCAGCCCTTGTCTTCATCGTCTTTGCCGAATGGGCGATCCGCGGCAATCCGGACATGCTGGTGCTGCCCGGCGGACCGCTGCCGGGGATCGGCCCGAACGCCACGGACGGATCGGTGTCGCTGCACCTGGTATCGGCCGCAATCTTCGCCGCCGGATTCGGGCTGGCGGGATTTTTGGCGCAGGGCCGTTCAGCGAGCCCGGTGATCCCCGTGATCTGGTCGGCGGCATCGGTGTTCACGCCGCTGGCGCTGTTGATCGCGCTTTTCGCGCGCATCGCCCATCTCGACCGCTCGATCCCGTTTGCGATTGTCGCGGTCATCCTCGCCGCAGCGTTCGCTGCCGCCACCGAAATCCTGACCAAGCGCGACGACCGGCCGGGAATGCAGGCCTCGATCGCGCTGTTCGCCACCGGCGCGCTCGCAGCCCTGGCGCTGGCGCTTACATTTGCCCTGGAAAAAGGCTGGCTCACCATCGCGCTGGCGCTGATGTCGCTAGGCACCGCCTGGATTTCGATGCAGCGCCCGATCCCGTTCCTGCGTTCGCTGGCCGCGATCCTGGCCGGCATCGTGGTGCTGCGCATCGGCTACGAGCCGCGCATCGTCGGCAATGACGTCGGCACGACGCCGATCTTCAACTGGCTGTTGTGGGGCTACGGCATTCCGGCGCTGTCGTTCTGGACCGGCAGCATCCTGCTCCGCCGCGGCGGTGACGACGCGCCGCTGCGCACGGTGGAATCGGCGGCGATCCTGTTCACGGTGCTGCTGGCGTTCGCCGAGATCCGCCATGCCGTCACCGGCGGCGACATGTACCGGGTCAGCACTTCGCTCACCGAGTTCGCGCTGCAGGTCTGCGTCGCGCTGGCGATGGCGATCGGCCTGGAGCGGTTGCGAATCCGCACCCAAAGCATCGTCCACAATGCCGGCGCGGTGCTGCTCACAATCTATGCCGGGCTTGCCACGGTGTTCGGGCTGATGCTGCTGGAGACGCCGATCTTGTGGCCGACCGATGTCGGCGGCGCCTTCATCAACCTGCTGCTGCTCGCCTATGCCCTGCCCGCGGTGCTGGCGCTGCTGTTGTCCTATGCGGTGGCCGGCCGGCGCCCGGCCGGCTATGCCAACACCATCGCTGCCGGCGCGCTGGTCCTGGCGCTGACCTATGTCACGTTTGAAATCCGCCGGCTCTATCACGGTCCGGTGCTGACAAGCGGTCCGACCACGGGCGCCGAGCAATATACCTATTCGATTGCCTGGCTGGCGTTTGGCGTGGTGCTGCTCGGCATCGGGATACTCTTCAACTCGCAGCGCGCCCGGCTGGCTTCCGCCGCCGTAATCGCGCTGACTATCCTCAAAGCCTTCGTGATCGACATGTCGACGCTGACCGGCGCCTACCGCGCGCTGTCGTTCATGTGCCTGGGCCTGGTGCTGGTGGCGATCGGCTGGCTCTACCAGCGGATCCTGTTCCGCCGGCAGGCCGCGCCGCCGGTCGCGGCGCCTGATGCGGGCTGA
- a CDS encoding protein-tyrosine phosphatase family protein has product MLHVCSLAALPETVKATGASHVLTVMANVDQVQRPASILAANHLKVQVDDITEQMDGFLAPSEEHIEKVLNFVRGWDRSAPMVVHCYAGISRSTASAFAAACMLNPHRDEMAIARQIRAASPIAAPNRLIVSLADKALGRDGRMLRALDEMGPGSMIVEGRPFQVDLE; this is encoded by the coding sequence ATGCTTCACGTCTGTTCGCTCGCAGCCCTTCCCGAGACCGTCAAGGCCACCGGCGCCAGCCATGTTCTCACCGTGATGGCCAATGTCGATCAGGTGCAGCGGCCGGCCTCGATTCTCGCGGCCAATCATCTGAAAGTGCAGGTCGACGACATCACCGAACAGATGGATGGGTTTCTGGCGCCATCGGAAGAGCACATCGAGAAAGTGCTGAACTTCGTCCGCGGCTGGGACCGCAGCGCGCCGATGGTGGTGCACTGCTATGCCGGCATCAGCCGCTCGACCGCCAGCGCCTTCGCCGCCGCCTGCATGCTCAATCCGCATCGCGACGAGATGGCGATTGCGCGCCAGATCCGCGCGGCCTCCCCGATCGCCGCACCCAACCGGCTGATCGTCAGCCTCGCCGACAAGGCGCTGGGACGCGACGGGCGGATGCTGCGCGCGCTGGACGAGATGGGGCCGGGCAGCATGATCGTCGAGGGCCGGCCGTTCCAGGTCGATCTCGAGTAA
- a CDS encoding HD family hydrolase, giving the protein MTARKSSASDVSTRVWQRMLSGRRLDLLDPSPLDIEIADIAHGLARVARWNGQTSGAHIFSVAQHTLLVEAVMREQMPRVDMKFRIAALLHDAPEYVIGDMISPFKAVLGGDYKVVEKRLLAAIHIRFGLPPVLSDEITQKIKAADRGAAYLEATHLAGFAEAEAKRLFGRDPGLPAATERDYMTPWTAAKAEKRFLTRFKLLHG; this is encoded by the coding sequence ATGACGGCCCGGAAATCGTCCGCCTCCGATGTCTCGACCCGCGTCTGGCAGCGGATGCTGTCGGGGCGGCGGCTCGATCTGCTCGATCCCTCGCCGCTCGATATCGAAATCGCCGATATCGCCCATGGTCTCGCGCGCGTCGCGCGCTGGAACGGGCAAACCAGCGGCGCGCATATCTTCTCGGTGGCGCAGCACACGCTGCTGGTCGAGGCCGTGATGCGCGAGCAGATGCCGCGCGTCGACATGAAATTCCGGATCGCGGCGCTGCTGCACGACGCGCCCGAATATGTCATCGGCGACATGATCTCGCCGTTCAAGGCGGTGCTCGGCGGCGACTACAAGGTGGTGGAAAAGCGGCTGCTTGCGGCGATCCACATCCGGTTCGGGCTGCCGCCGGTGCTATCAGATGAGATCACGCAGAAGATCAAGGCCGCCGACCGCGGGGCGGCCTATCTCGAGGCGACGCATCTGGCGGGCTTTGCGGAAGCTGAGGCCAAACGCCTGTTCGGCCGCGATCCCGGCCTGCCGGCCGCCACCGAGCGCGATTACATGACGCCGTGGACCGCTGCGAAGGCCGAGAAGCGGTTTTTGACGCGATTCAAGCTATTGCACGGTTGA
- a CDS encoding DNA-3-methyladenine glycosylase I produces MTRSARLHADGKMRCPWPGEDPFYMAYHDTEWGVPEYDDRALYEKLILDGFQAGLSWITILRKRENFRKAFDDFQPEKIARYNAKKVEALMNDAGIVRNRAKIEGAVASAKSYLKIMEEGAGFSKFLWDFVDGKPKVNSFKTTASVPASTPLSIKLSKELGARGFKFVGPTIVYAFMQATGMVNDHLVTCFCHETCSGTHRSPRLKTK; encoded by the coding sequence ATGACCAGGTCCGCGCGCCTGCATGCCGATGGCAAGATGCGATGCCCGTGGCCGGGCGAAGATCCGTTTTACATGGCCTATCACGACACCGAATGGGGCGTGCCGGAATATGACGACCGCGCGCTGTATGAAAAACTGATTCTGGACGGTTTCCAGGCCGGGCTGTCGTGGATCACGATCCTGCGCAAGCGCGAGAACTTTCGCAAAGCGTTCGACGATTTTCAACCGGAGAAGATCGCGCGCTACAATGCGAAAAAAGTCGAGGCGCTGATGAACGATGCCGGCATCGTCCGCAACCGCGCCAAGATCGAAGGCGCGGTCGCAAGCGCAAAGTCCTATCTGAAGATCATGGAAGAGGGCGCCGGCTTTTCGAAATTCCTGTGGGACTTTGTCGACGGCAAGCCGAAGGTCAACAGCTTCAAGACTACTGCCAGCGTGCCGGCGTCGACGCCGCTTTCGATCAAGCTGTCCAAGGAACTCGGCGCGCGCGGCTTCAAATTCGTCGGCCCCACCATCGTCTATGCCTTCATGCAGGCCACCGGCATGGTCAACGACCATCTGGTCACCTGCTTCTGCCACGAAACCTGCAGCGGCACCCATCGCAGCCCCCGCCTCAAGACCAAATGA
- a CDS encoding folate-binding protein, with the protein MKAAFLPDRGVVKVSGEDARNFLNGLVTTDVTLLRPGLGRFGALLTPQGKIITDFLITEAPAGHGGGFLIDAPRALAPGLAAKLGFYKLRAKVAVENLTDSLGVLAVWRGEPAMKPDLAFADPRNDALGWRILVPEELKQKVADLIGAELVDSADYEAHRIASGAPRGGLDFMYGDAFPHETNMDRLHGVDFDKGCYVGQEVVSRMQHRGTARTRTVRVVLEDLSPEPGATILAGDKAVGTMGSTAGGNGLALIRTDRVADALEAGLALTAGGLGIRLADPDDVRTPPKQTVA; encoded by the coding sequence ATGAAAGCAGCGTTTCTTCCAGACCGAGGCGTGGTCAAGGTCAGCGGCGAGGATGCCCGCAACTTCCTCAACGGCCTCGTTACGACCGATGTGACGCTGCTTCGCCCCGGCCTTGGCCGGTTCGGCGCATTGCTGACGCCGCAGGGCAAGATCATCACCGATTTCCTGATCACCGAGGCCCCGGCCGGCCATGGCGGCGGCTTTCTGATCGATGCCCCGCGCGCGCTGGCGCCGGGACTTGCAGCCAAGCTCGGCTTCTACAAGCTGCGCGCCAAGGTCGCGGTCGAGAATCTCACCGACAGCCTCGGCGTGCTGGCGGTCTGGCGCGGCGAACCCGCGATGAAGCCCGATCTTGCATTTGCAGATCCGCGCAACGACGCGCTCGGCTGGCGCATCCTCGTGCCCGAAGAACTCAAGCAGAAGGTTGCCGATTTGATCGGCGCCGAACTCGTCGACAGCGCCGACTATGAGGCCCATCGCATCGCATCTGGCGCCCCGCGCGGCGGCCTCGATTTCATGTATGGCGACGCGTTTCCGCACGAGACCAATATGGATCGCCTGCACGGCGTCGATTTCGACAAGGGCTGCTATGTCGGACAGGAAGTGGTGTCGCGGATGCAGCATCGCGGGACCGCACGCACGCGAACCGTGCGGGTGGTGCTGGAAGATCTGTCGCCGGAACCGGGCGCGACAATCCTTGCCGGCGACAAGGCGGTCGGCACCATGGGTTCGACCGCCGGCGGCAACGGTCTGGCGCTGATCCGCACCGATCGCGTCGCCGATGCGCTGGAGGCCGGCCTGGCGCTGACCGCGGGCGGCCTCGGCATCCGTCTGGCCGATCCGGACGACGTTCGCACCCCACCGAAGCAGACCGTCGCATGA
- a CDS encoding dihydroorotase, translating into MNQRFDTILKSGTVVNQDGEGIRDIGVTNGRIAAIGGLGQASAGEVIDCKGLHILPGVMDTQVHFREPGQTHKEDLETGSLSAVMGGVTAVFEMPNTDPLTITEATFTDKVKRGRHRMHCDFAFFIGGTRENVQDLPELERAPGCAGVKVFIGSSTGALLVEDDESLRRIFGVIRRRAAFHAEDEYRLNDRKPLRVEGDPRSHPVWRDETAALMATQRLVKLAHETGKRIHVLHISTKQEIEFLRDHKDVASCEATPHHLTLVAPECYERLGTRAQMNPPVRSADHRDGIWYGIEQGIIDVLGSDHAPHTLEEKAKTYPASPSGMTGVQTLVPLMLDHVNAGRLSLARFVDLTSAGPARLYDIARKGRIAAGYDADFTVVDLKRSETITNKWVTSRAGWTPYDGVRVTGWPVGTFVRGRRVMWQGEVATPSTGEPVRFLETLKV; encoded by the coding sequence ATGAATCAGCGATTTGATACCATTCTAAAATCCGGCACCGTGGTCAATCAGGACGGTGAGGGCATCCGCGACATTGGCGTCACCAATGGCCGGATCGCCGCGATCGGCGGTTTGGGGCAGGCCTCGGCGGGCGAGGTGATCGACTGCAAGGGGCTGCATATCCTGCCCGGCGTGATGGACACGCAGGTGCATTTCCGCGAGCCGGGCCAGACCCACAAGGAAGACCTCGAAACGGGGTCGCTTAGCGCTGTCATGGGTGGGGTTACCGCGGTGTTCGAAATGCCGAACACCGATCCGCTCACCATCACCGAAGCGACATTCACCGACAAGGTGAAGCGCGGCCGTCACCGCATGCATTGCGATTTTGCGTTCTTCATCGGAGGCACCCGCGAGAACGTGCAGGACTTGCCGGAACTGGAGCGCGCGCCGGGCTGCGCCGGCGTAAAAGTGTTCATCGGCTCCTCCACCGGCGCGCTGTTGGTCGAGGACGACGAAAGCCTGCGGCGGATTTTTGGGGTGATCCGGCGCCGCGCCGCATTCCACGCCGAGGACGAATACCGCCTCAATGATCGGAAGCCGCTGCGCGTCGAGGGCGATCCGCGCTCGCATCCGGTCTGGCGCGACGAAACCGCGGCGCTGATGGCGACCCAGCGGCTGGTGAAGCTCGCGCACGAGACCGGAAAACGCATTCACGTGCTGCATATCTCGACCAAGCAGGAGATCGAGTTCTTGCGCGACCACAAGGACGTCGCGTCCTGCGAGGCGACGCCGCATCACCTGACGCTGGTTGCGCCCGAATGCTACGAGCGGCTAGGCACCCGCGCGCAGATGAATCCGCCGGTGCGCTCGGCCGATCATCGCGACGGCATCTGGTACGGCATCGAGCAGGGCATCATCGACGTGCTCGGCTCCGACCACGCCCCACATACGCTGGAGGAAAAGGCGAAGACCTATCCGGCCTCGCCCTCGGGCATGACCGGCGTGCAGACGCTGGTTCCGCTGATGCTCGATCACGTCAATGCCGGGCGGTTGTCGCTGGCACGCTTCGTCGATCTCACCAGCGCAGGTCCGGCGCGGCTGTATGACATCGCCCGCAAAGGCCGGATCGCGGCGGGCTATGACGCCGACTTCACGGTCGTCGATCTCAAGCGCAGCGAGACCATCACCAACAAATGGGTGACCTCGCGCGCCGGCTGGACGCCCTATGACGGCGTGCGCGTGACCGGTTGGCCGGTCGGCACGTTCGTGCGCGGCAGACGGGTGATGTGGCAGGGCGAGGTGGCGACGCCGTCGACGGGCGAGCCGGTGCGGTTTCTGGAGACGCTGAAGGTGTAA